A single Nicotiana tabacum cultivar K326 chromosome 5, ASM71507v2, whole genome shotgun sequence DNA region contains:
- the LOC107788268 gene encoding GDSL esterase/lipase At5g41890-like, whose product MIFNYVYMVHSCTNNIGQMEILHYLATFPYFTLTFIFQMFYVFPICSCIATSFVFGDSLVDAGNNNFLFTLSKANSPPYGIDFKPSHGQPTGRFTNGRTISDIVGQALGANSFPPPYLAPNVESNATHIGINYASGASGILDATGTVFIGRVPLREQINNLEESRRYIVNAMGEKNAKKFLMKAMFSITIGSNDVINYFQPSIPFLSYEKVSPTIFQDFLVSNLTMNLQRLHGLGARKFVVVGVGPLGCIPFIRAIKLISEGKCSVEVNTLIRSYNKKLKAELNRLNKDMGPKAILLYANSYDVFRDIILNYKQHGFENGDAPCCGGYFPPFVCYKGKNANTSSVMCDDRGKYVFWDAYHPTEAANVIVAKKFLNGDPSVISPINIRQLHHYGSIE is encoded by the exons ATGATATTCAACTATGTATATATGGTTCATTCTTGTACTAATAACATAGGACAAATGGAGATTCTTCATTATCTTGCAACTTTCCCCTACTTCACTTTGACATTTATTTTCCAAATGTTTTATGTATTTCCCATATGTTCATGTATTGCTACCTCTTTTGTGTTTGGAGATTCTTTGGTTGATGCTGGGAATAATAATTTCTTGTTTACGCTTTCAAAGGCCAACTCTCCTCCATATGGCATAGACTTCAAACCTTCCCATGGCCAGCCTACTGGAAGATTCACTAATGGTCGCACCATTTCAGATATTGTTG gtCAAGCTCTTGGAGCAAACTCATTTCCTCCGCCGTATTTAGCACCTAATGTGGAGTCAAAtgccacacatattggaattaattatgctTCTGGTGCTTCAGGAATTTTGGATGCAACCGGAACTGTTTTT ATAGGAAGAGTGCCATTAAGAGAACAAATCAACAATTTAGAGGAAAGCAGAAGATACATTGTGAATGCAATGGGAGAGAAAAATGCAAAGAAATTTTTAATGAAAGCCATGTTTTCTATAACAATTGGCTCGAACGATGTTATTAACTATTTCCAACCATCTAttccttttctgagttatgaaaaGGTTTCTCCAACCATTTTCCAAGACTTTCTAGTTTCTAACTTGACTATGAACCTTCAG AGACTGCATGGATTAGGGGCTCGAAAATTCGTAGTTGTTGGTGTTGGACCTCTTGGGTGCATTCCATTTATTCGTGCCATCAAACTAATATCAGAGGGTAAATGCTCTGTGGAGGTAAATACATTAATCAGGAGTTACAATAAAAAACTCAAGGCAGAGTTAAATCGTCTGAATAAAGACATGGGACCTAAAGCCATCCTCTTATATGCAAATTCCTACGATGTTTTCAGAGACATTATACTAAATTATAAACAGCATG GATTTGAGAATGGAGATGCGCCATGTTGTGGTGGATATTTTCCGCCGTTCGTTTGCTATAAGGGGAAAAATGCAAATACAAGTTCTGTGATGTGTGATGATAGAGGAAAATATGTGTTTTGGGATGCCTATCATCCTACTGAAGCTGCTAATGTTATAGTTGCTAAAAAATTCTTGAATGGTGATCCTAGTGTAATTTCTCCAATTAACATTCGTCAGCTTCACCATTATGGTTCCATTGAATAA